Proteins encoded together in one Quercus lobata isolate SW786 chromosome 3, ValleyOak3.0 Primary Assembly, whole genome shotgun sequence window:
- the LOC115981980 gene encoding protein C2-DOMAIN ABA-RELATED 7-like, which produces MDNLLGLLRVRVRKGINLAVRDTISSDPYVVLTMGQQKLKTRVVKNNCNPEWNDELTLSITDVNVPITLTVYDRDTLTVDDKMGDAEIDIKPYTESLKMGSENLPNGCVVKRVQPSKTNCLSDESCCVWNNGKIVQDMCLRLRNVECGEVVLQIEWIDLPGRKAFSNES; this is translated from the exons ATGGATAATCTGCTGGGTCTTCTTCGAGTTCGTGTACGGAAAGGCATTAATCTTGCTGTGCGTGACACCATTAGCAGCGACCCTTATGTTGTTCTCACCATGGGTCAACAG AAATTGAAGACTCGTGTGGTGAAAAATAACTGCAATCCCGAGTGGAACGATGAATTGACTCTTTCTATTACTGATGTTAATGTTCCTATCACTCTT ACAGTTTACGACAGAGACACATTAACTGTAGATGACAAAATGGGTGATGCTGAGATAGACATTAAACCATATACTGAGAGTCTGAAAATGGGCTCGGAGAACCTCCCAAATGGTTGTGTAGTAAAGAGAGTTCAGCCGAGCAAGACAAACTGTCTTTCGGATGAGAGTTGCTGCGTTTGGAACAATGGAAAAATTGTCCAGGACATGTGTCTCAGGTTGAGAAATGTTGAGTGTGGGGAAGTGGTGCTCCAAATTGAGTGGATTGATCTTCCAGGTCGTAAAGCTTTCTCCAATGAGAGCTAA